In Rhododendron vialii isolate Sample 1 chromosome 9a, ASM3025357v1, the following are encoded in one genomic region:
- the LOC131302033 gene encoding uncharacterized protein LOC131302033 translates to MLQVAGMLMQKAEDKSFEVVDKLLQLMLCILDGLHLADNVAVISIVSVQWALVFKLSKSSLLTFIQQLLLKDPRIVHAFRCNIISALYDIIETSKEEVILLLLIFCERMQVQVQSPSFLDGASREQVSRICSHLQVDISYWIEIIYEIVHGDSSVIQLQESELALVWGIISYYPYLKDIQANSLLLDFVDALDQLLVIDAGKSCHPV, encoded by the exons ATGCTTCAAGTAGCTGGGATGCTAATGCAGAAGGCAGAAGACAAATCTTTTGAAGTTGTTGATAAGCTTCTACAATTGATGCTCTGCATTCTTGATGGGCTCCATTTAGCTGATAACGTCGCAGTTATTTCCATTGTTTCTGTGCAATGGGCTCTTGTATTTAAGTTGAGCAAGTCAAG TTTGCTGACTTTTATCCAACAACTGCTACTAAAAGATCCCCGCATAGTCCATGCATTCAGATGTAATATTATAAg TGCATTATATGATATTATAGAAACTTCAAAGGAAGAAGTTATTCTTTTGCTACTTATCTTCTGTGAAAGAATGcaagttcaagttcaaagcCCCAGCTTTCTAGATGGAGCATCTAGAGAACAGGTTTCAAGGATTTGCAGTCACTTGCAGGTTGATATTAGCTACTGGATTGAGATTATCTATGAAATTGTGCATGGTGATTCATCAGTCATTCAACTTCAGGAGAGTGAATTGGCTTTGGTGTGGGGAATCATTAGCTATTATCCTTATCTGAAAGACATCCAAGCAAACTCCTTATTACTTGATTTTGTGGATGCACTCGATCAGCTTCTTGTGATTGATGCTGGTAAGTCATGTCATCCTGTTTAA
- the LOC131302032 gene encoding uncharacterized protein LOC131302032: MTSIFQSAVDVLKNRQLGVSVEATDCSWKGAYYSLILLEKILHQFHGLCLAGHLEDMWETICELLLHPHVWLRGVLNRLVAFYFASVYQADRANHEKSLGTFFLMTPSRLFLVAVSLCCQLKALLMDGAASTLITQNLASTICALHSFFVPNELVGGDSTWSTLEHHEQSRFLEAFQVLDSLKGRSMFASLTSGYDNQIAEENGDCHSLLVYYLLKRMGKIALQTEAVQMKIIFNVFELISPKIINPVSSQIGDVRGYAYQLLLPLYKVCEGYAGKVISDDMKKLAQEALECIRDTLGMNNFAPIYTRIRKNLKEKRDRRKHREKLMPVVNPMRNAKRKRRIADKNRANNKRKVVTMKIIKWRH; encoded by the exons ATGACAAGCATTTTTCAGTCGGCTGTCGATGTTTTGAAAAATAGGCAGCTGGGTGTCTCTGTTGAAGCTACAGATTGCTCTTGGAAAGGGGCATACTACTCATTGATTTTGTTGGAGAAGATACTGCATCAATTTCATGGTTTGTGCCTAGCAGGGCATCTTGAG GATATGTGGGAAACAATTTGTGAGCTTCTGTTGCACCCACATGTATGGTTGCGTGGTGTATTGAACCGCTTGGTGGCCTTTTACTTTGCCTCTGTGTATCAGGCCGACAGAGCGAACCACGAGAAGTCATTAGGAACATtttttctaatgacaccaagtAGGCTTTTTCTCGTAGCTGTTTCTCTCTGCTGCCAACTAAAGGCTCTGCTAATGGATGGTGCAGCCAGCACCTTAATTACACAAAACCTCGCCTCAACGATTTGTGCTCTGCACTCTTTCTTTGTACCAAACGAATTGGTTGGTGGCGACAGTACATGGTCAACCCTAGAACACCATGAGCAAAGTCGTTTCCTTGAAGCTTTCCAGGTTCTTGATTCATTAAAAGGAAGAAGTATGTTTGCATCCCTTACATCTGGTTACGATAATCAAATTGCGGAAGAAAATGGCGATTGTCACTCTTTGCTGGTCTATTACTTGCTCAAGAGAATGGGAAAGATTGCCCTTCAGACGGAGGCTGTTCAG atgaaaatcattttcaatgTTTTTGAGTTGATCTCGCCAAAAATCATCAATCCGGTTTCTTCACAAATTGGCGACGTCCGGGGATATGCATATCAACTGTTGTTACCATTGTACAAAGTTTGTGAAGGATATGCTGGGAAAGTTATCTCAG ATGACATGAAGAAGTTAGCGCAAGAAGCTCTTGAATGTATTAGAGATACATTAGGGATGAATAATTTCGCACCAATTTACACCCGCATCCGAAAAAATCTCAAGGAGAAGAGGGATAGGAGGAAGCACAGGGAAAAGCTGATGCCGGTGGTCAACCCCATGCGAAATGCCAAAAGGAAGCGAAGGATTGCAGATAAGAATCGAGCCAACAATAAACGAAAAGTAGTGACGATGAAGATAATAAAATGGAGGCATtag